Part of the Labrenzia sp. PHM005 genome is shown below.
CGCCCAGCGCGCCGAGGACAGCGTTTTGAAGAACGGTATCTTCCATTGCGAGTGCGGAGATCTGGAAGGTCCGCCCCAGCCCGGCTTGCGCCCGAAGTTCTGTCGGTAGATCGGTAACATCCTTGCCTAGCAGCTTGACGGTTCCGGTATCTGGCCGTAAGCCGCCGCAAATCTGTTTGATTAACGTCGATTTGCCAGCGCCATTCGGACCGATGATTGCGTGGATTTCTCCCGCTCTCAAATCAATGGACACATCATCGCTGGCTTTCAGAGCACCAAAGCTCTTGGAGATACCGTGAGTCGCGAGAATTGCCTCAGTCATGAGCCACCTCCCGGCCAACGAGCATGCCTATGATGCCTCCGCGGGCGAACAGAACCACCAGCAGCAGAAGGATTCCGAGATAGATGTGCCAGAAGTCGGAGAGATCGCCGAGGATATGCTCTAGTGCCACAAAGATCACCGCGCCAACAACCGGGCCATAGAGCCGGGCCACGCCTCCCAGAATGATGAAGATGATGATCTCGCCAGACATCTGCCAGGAGAACATCGTTGGGCTGACAAAGCGGTTGAGGTCGGCAAAGAGCGCTCCCGCCAGTCCTGTGATTGCGCCAGAGAGCACAAAGGCCACCAGCCGCAAACGCATTGGATTGAGCCCAACGGTTTCAACCCGGTCCGGCACCTGCCGCGCCGCGTTGAGCGCCAAGCCAAAGGGCGAGCGCTGCAATTTTGCAGAAAAGAACAGCACCGCGGCCAGGATCACAAAACACAGCCCGTAGAACTGGATCGGCACCAGCGTATTCAAACCCGGAAAGCCGTTGCGGACATAGATCGACAGACCATCCTCGCCGCCATATGCACTCCAGCTGATGGCAAAGAAGAAAAACATCTGCCCAAAAGCCAGCGTGATCATGATGAAATAAACACCGGACGTTCTGAGCGACAATAGGCCGATGAAAAACGCGGCGATTGACGAGAGCACCACCGCCACCAGCCAGATCACCGGCATGGACTTTGTGCCCTCAATGACAAACGGCCATTCCATCACCGGCGTATAGGTCTGCGCATGATGCGCGAGGATGCCCATGGCGTAGCCGCCGATGCCGAAGAACACCGCATGGCCAAGACTGACAAGACCGCCAAAACCAAGCGCAATGTTGAGCCCAACGGCCGCCAGCGCCAGGATGACGGCACGGGTTGCCAGTGTCACGGTGAACGGTTCGCCGGAGAAATGCGCCCAGAGCGGCACAATTGCCAGAGCGGCGAGCGTCACGGAATTGAAGATTGTTTCCCGGGTCATGCGCGCGCTCCGAACAGGCCCGTCGGGCGCAGCACAAGGACTGCGGCCATAAGGATGTAAATAGCCATGGACGCAATTGAAGATCCGATCGACGTCGCGGCGGCCGGGCTGACGAAGAGTTTCATGAGTTCCGGCAGGAAGATGCCGCCAAGGGTGTCGGTGAGGCCAACCAGGATTGCGCCAATGAGCGCTCCCTTGATCGACCCGATACCGCCAATGACGATGACAACGAAGGCAAGGATCAGAACAGGTTCGCCCATGCCGACTTGAACAGACTGGATTGCCCCAACAAGCGCCCCAGCCAAACCGGCCAAAGCAGCCCCAAGCGCAAAGACGATGGTGTAGAGCTTGGCAATGTCGACACCGAGCGCCGCGATCATTTCACGGTCGTTTTCCCCGGCGCGGATTTGGATACCCAGCCGAGTGCGGGAAATCAGGAGGAACAGGCCCGCTGCCACCAGAAGTCCGACAATGATCAACGCCAAACGGTAGAGCGGGTATTCAATGCCGCCTGGCAAGGTCACCGGCCCGGCCAGCGCTGGCGGAATGTCAAGAAAGAGCGGGAAGGATCCGAACACCCATCTTGTGCCTTCGGAAAAGATCAGGATCAGGGCAAATGTCGCCAGCACTTGATCCAGGTGATCCTTGGCATAAAGCCTCCGGATGACAACAAGTTCGACCAAGGCGCCGGCAAGAGCCGCACCGGCCAAGGCTGCGATCAATCCAAAGAAGAACGATCCGGTCGCGCCGGCAACAGCGGCTGCGCAGAACGCTCCAACCATATAGAGCGACCCATGGGCCAAGTTGATCAGCCCCATCACCCCGAATATCAGCGTCAGACCCGCGGCCATCAGGAACAACATGATCCCGAATTGAAGGCCGTTCAAAATCTGCTCGATGAGCAAAATAAAAGTCATGCAATCCCACCCGAAAGCTGACCCCGGTTCTAGAACCGAGGCCAAACAACACCTTACATATTACAGTCGGACCAATAAGCGTCTGAATGGCTGTTCAGAGCCTTGCCGATGATCTTGTTGGTGAAGACATCACCCTCTTTGATGACTTCCCGTACGTAGATATCCTGAATCGGATGGTTGTTGGGACCGAATTTGAATTCACCACGTGTGCTTTTGAAATCGGCGTCCTGAAGAGCGGCCCGGAACGCGTCTGCATCCTTCACATCGGCTTTTGCGATGGCGGACAGGAGCAGGTTAGCCGTGTCAAAGCCTTGTGAGGCATAGAGCGACGGCAAACGGCCGTATTCTGCCTGGAAGCTCTCTACAAAGGCATTGTTGACCGGTGTGTTGATGTCCTTGGACCACTGGCTGGTGTTGCGCACGCCAAGCGCCGCGTCGCCAACGGCCTGCAGAATGCCCTGATCAAACGAGAAAGCCGGACCGACAACCGGCAGATCAATCCCGCTGCCTGCATATTGCTTCAGGAAGGAAATTCCCATGCCGCCAGGCAGGAAGAAATAGACGCTGTCTGCGCCGGAAGCCCGGATTTGTGCCAGCTCAGCGGCATAATCCGTCTGGCCTAGCTTGGTGTAGATCTCGCCAGCAAGGTCCCCTTTATAGAGGCGTTTGTAACCAGTGAGCGCGTCTTTCCCGGCCGGATAGTTCGGTGCGAGAATGAAGCTGTTCTTGTAGCCTTCGACATTGGCAAAGGCACCGGCTGCTTCATGCAGGTTGTCATTCTGCCAGGCGACGTTGAAATAGTTTGGGTGACAGCCCTTACCCGCCAGTATGGATGGGCCAGCGTTCGGCGACAGGTAGAACTTACCCTGAGCTGTTACAGATGGGATCACGGCCATAGCAAGGTTCGACCAGATGATGCCGGTCAGGACATCAACCTTCTCGGACTGCACCAGTTTGTCGGCAAGCTGAACAGCGATGTCCGGTTTGCGCTGATCATCCTCGATGACCACTTCCAGATTATCGTTGCCGGACTGTTTGACCGCCAGCATGAAGCCGTCACGCACATCAATGCCAAGGCCGGCACCACCGCCGGACAAAGTAGTGATCATGCCAACTTTTACCGGTTCGGCTGCGAGCGGCGCTGCGCCAAGTGCCAGCGCGGCAACGGCCGCGAGCAAAATCTGTTTCATATCGGTCCTCCTAAACTACTGATCTGCTGTTCCCAATTCCGTCCGGGTATGGCGCCTTGTTTTTCCGCCTATAACCGATGGGCCATGCTTGTCCGTCTTCTGCAGGGCCCACTTGCAGAAGTATTTATCTGGTTAGTTGAGATCGTCCCGAAGCCGGAACCGCTGCACTTTGCCAGTCGCGGTTTTTGGCAAGGTTTCCGCGAAGATGATCGACCGTGGATATTTGAACGGCGCGATCACTGCCTTCACATGATCCTGCAAGACCTTGACCAGCGAGTCCGATGGTTCTGTGCCTTCAACCAACACGATATGCGCTTGAACGATCGACCCGCGCTCGGGGTTTGGCACACCGATGACGGCGCATTCCAGAACACTTTCGTGGGACAGAAGGGCCGCTTCCACCTCCGGACCGGCGATGTTGTAACCGGAGGAAATGATCATATCGTCGTTGCGCGCGGCAAAATGCAGATGGCCGTCTTCGCTCATGGAAAAACTGTCGCCCGTGATGTTCCAGCCATCGACGACATAGTCCTTTTGCCGTTCGTCTGCGAGATACCGGCATCCGGTCGGGCCACGCACGGCCAGACGTCCAACATCTCCCGGCGCCACCGGTTTTCCGTCCTGACCAACGATCTTGACCTCATAGCCCGAGACCGGTTTGCCGGTACAGGCCGGTTTGTGGTCATCAAACCGGTTAGAGACGAAGATATGCAGCATCTCGGTAGCACCAATGCCGTCGAGCATCGGTTTGCCGGTTTTTTCAATCCAGGCATCATAAACAGGCGACGGCAAGGTTTCACCGGCTGAGACAGCAGCCCGCAAGGAGGACAGATCCGCCCCTTCTTCCATCGCCTGCAACATCACCCGATAGGCGGTTGGCGCTGTGAAGCAAACCGTCGCCTTATAGGTCTGAATGATCTCAATCATATTGGGCGGCGACGCGTTTTCCAGCAAGGTCGCCGCCGCACCAAACCGCAGCGGGAACACTGCCAATCCACCAAGCCCAAAGGTAAAGGCAAGCGGCGGCGAGCCGACAAAGACATCGTCTGGCGTCACGCCCAGCACTTCCTTGGCATAACCATCGGCGATAATCAGAATATCCCGGTGAAAGTGCATGGTCGCCTTGGGCGAACCGGTGGAGCCAGAGGTGAAACCAAGCAGGGCAACATCGT
Proteins encoded:
- a CDS encoding branched-chain amino acid ABC transporter permease, which produces MTRETIFNSVTLAALAIVPLWAHFSGEPFTVTLATRAVILALAAVGLNIALGFGGLVSLGHAVFFGIGGYAMGILAHHAQTYTPVMEWPFVIEGTKSMPVIWLVAVVLSSIAAFFIGLLSLRTSGVYFIMITLAFGQMFFFFAISWSAYGGEDGLSIYVRNGFPGLNTLVPIQFYGLCFVILAAVLFFSAKLQRSPFGLALNAARQVPDRVETVGLNPMRLRLVAFVLSGAITGLAGALFADLNRFVSPTMFSWQMSGEIIIFIILGGVARLYGPVVGAVIFVALEHILGDLSDFWHIYLGILLLLVVLFARGGIIGMLVGREVAHD
- a CDS encoding branched-chain amino acid ABC transporter permease; translation: MTFILLIEQILNGLQFGIMLFLMAAGLTLIFGVMGLINLAHGSLYMVGAFCAAAVAGATGSFFFGLIAALAGAALAGALVELVVIRRLYAKDHLDQVLATFALILIFSEGTRWVFGSFPLFLDIPPALAGPVTLPGGIEYPLYRLALIIVGLLVAAGLFLLISRTRLGIQIRAGENDREMIAALGVDIAKLYTIVFALGAALAGLAGALVGAIQSVQVGMGEPVLILAFVVIVIGGIGSIKGALIGAILVGLTDTLGGIFLPELMKLFVSPAAATSIGSSIASMAIYILMAAVLVLRPTGLFGARA
- a CDS encoding ABC transporter substrate-binding protein; translation: MKQILLAAVAALALGAAPLAAEPVKVGMITTLSGGGAGLGIDVRDGFMLAVKQSGNDNLEVVIEDDQRKPDIAVQLADKLVQSEKVDVLTGIIWSNLAMAVIPSVTAQGKFYLSPNAGPSILAGKGCHPNYFNVAWQNDNLHEAAGAFANVEGYKNSFILAPNYPAGKDALTGYKRLYKGDLAGEIYTKLGQTDYAAELAQIRASGADSVYFFLPGGMGISFLKQYAGSGIDLPVVGPAFSFDQGILQAVGDAALGVRNTSQWSKDINTPVNNAFVESFQAEYGRLPSLYASQGFDTANLLLSAIAKADVKDADAFRAALQDADFKSTRGEFKFGPNNHPIQDIYVREVIKEGDVFTNKIIGKALNSHSDAYWSDCNM
- a CDS encoding AMP-binding protein → MASGLSPSAHVDTFARDNLPPEDQWPDFLLEGFDYPEHINVGVELTDKMVEKGFGDHTALIGNGRRRTYKELSDWTNRLAHALVEDLGVKPGNRVLIRSANNPAMVACWLAATKAGAVVVNTMPMLRAGELGKIVDKAEIEFALCDTRLMDEMVACAKTSSYLKKVIGFDGTSNHDAELDRLALTKSVLFESVQTGRDDVALLGFTSGSTGSPKATMHFHRDILIIADGYAKEVLGVTPDDVFVGSPPLAFTFGLGGLAVFPLRFGAAATLLENASPPNMIEIIQTYKATVCFTAPTAYRVMLQAMEEGADLSSLRAAVSAGETLPSPVYDAWIEKTGKPMLDGIGATEMLHIFVSNRFDDHKPACTGKPVSGYEVKIVGQDGKPVAPGDVGRLAVRGPTGCRYLADERQKDYVVDGWNITGDSFSMSEDGHLHFAARNDDMIISSGYNIAGPEVEAALLSHESVLECAVIGVPNPERGSIVQAHIVLVEGTEPSDSLVKVLQDHVKAVIAPFKYPRSIIFAETLPKTATGKVQRFRLRDDLN